DNA from Felis catus isolate Fca126 chromosome B3, F.catus_Fca126_mat1.0, whole genome shotgun sequence:
GGTTTAGGGCCGGGAGACCGACTCGGGCCCCAAGCCCATCACTCTTCTGCTTGGGATGTTGGTAGGCGctctgcttctctgagcctcagtttcctcatctgtaaagtgggcctgtaggaacaagcaggggagaaaatGCAGAGGAAAGGGCTTGTAGATCACTACCCTCTCAACTTCCCTTGGGGCGAACACCACCCGCGTCTCTGTCTGAGAAGTCGGTTTCTTTTCTATGCTGCTCACCTTGAGCCAGCCGAAGCTCTGGTCCCCCTGGAGCAGGGGCTCATCCAGGGCTCCCCACGAGGGCTGTTTCTTGGTGCTCTCCTCTGTGGACCCGATTCCTCCACTCCGCACCCTGGGGGTGCCAGCTGGCTGCCAGCCCCTCCCTTTTGTAGGTTCTTTTATTGGGAACAATGGCAAGTGTACTCCGTGCCTTCATCTGTCTTTTTCCTAATGCTTTCTTCCAAAGCGCACCCTTAAAGGCTCGCTCCGATCCTGTGCAAGGTGTTGGGGAGTTCATCACTTGCAACTTTAAAATAAGGGAGCGgctaaatttagaaaatgtggaGTGGGAATGAGAAAGCAGTGTGGGctgtcccctccacccaccttcccgGGCTCCGTGCCTACCTTTACCCTCACCTACAAATCTGAGCTGCAGATCTGAAGCCTCCGTGGGAGAACAGTTTCATCTTGGGGTGCCAGCCCGTGGCTGAGTGTGCTGCCAGGCGTGGCCGTGACTTTGTCCAGTGGAGTGGACGCTCCAAGCCCCCCCGCCAGGTGGCCCGACCCTGCTGTCCGGCTGAGAAAACTGACGCTCAGAGGACAGTCTGAAGTCTGTGCCCCGTCCCTCTCGTGGAGCCCACTGCCAGCTTAGCCTGTGCCTCCCTGTGCACGGGGACAGCCAACTGTCATGAGGACCCCTGGGAGTCTCACCAGCGTCCCTAGGCTCCAGAAGGGGAAAGTGGCCCAAGGGCACATGGCCAGCGAGTGGCAGAGCCCCGCCCTGTGCTGCCCTGGTTACAGGTGGAGCGGTGTGCTGGGATTGGTAGGAGGGTGGTGGGTGCACAGGTGGGGGCCTCGCTGAGGACGGGGTGGGATTCCGAGTGGAGGGGGAGGGTGACTGGTGGAGGACGGAGCCCCACACCATGGCCTGGCTCGCTGCCTGGGTACTTGGGACTAAGGAAGTAGAGGGTGAGGCCGCATCACAGCCCAGAAGTCCCCATCTAGCGGAACATCTGTCCGAGGACATCTGGAGGGAAACTGGTGGTCCCCAGGCTGAGCCCTCAGGGAGGTGCATGGAGGCACTGAGCCGTTTCTGGAACCCCCCAGCTATCACAAgtctgttccctttgcctgaaatGCCTGatgaactcctattcatccttcagcACCCAGCATGAGCCTCCTCCTGactgcttgctttcttccttccagaGCTGTAGGGACCTTCGCCTCTCTGGATGGCCCTGTGCTCTTGAAGCCTTGAGCCTAGTGTCATGCCATCTGCCTCCCCCGCAGCCTCTGACCCCTGTGGGCAGAGCAAGGTCCCTGTGGCCCCATcatcaggaggaggagggaagcacCAAGTCCCCACCCAGCAGGTTCTGAGAGAGTCACTGGCCAGAGCCAGTGGTAAGTCCCAGTGTCCTGATGAGCTGGTTttgatctggggggggggggggggggggcttggagGAAAACCAAGTTTTCCCACCTCAGCCCCACAAAAGTGGTTTGGGACTGCTTTACATAGCATCCCATGCTGGCCCCATGGTGTCAGCCTGACCCTGCTGCTCAGAGTCATGTGATGGAGTTCTAGATACCCCACCCCACTCTGTGTGGCCTGGTCAGCCTACCCCTGCAGGCTTCCTGGCTCTGAGGCCAAAGAAGTCACTGTCCTCACCCAGCCCTGAGCAGGGCCCCCTGGAACAAGGCCTCCTTGGAGCCCTGGCTGTGGCTGGCTTTGGAGGCCATGGCAGGACAGCTCTGTGAGATCTGGAGGCCACCTACAGGGGACTGCGGCCTCCGAGGTGACGGTGTGGGGGCTAAAGCACTGACTCTGAGAAGGCCCTTGGCCCAGGGATCCCCAGCCCTGATACCAGGGCCAAGACCCTGAGGAGCTGGAGCCAGGCAGGCTCGTAGCACTTAGAGGTGGGAATACCGAGGCGAGAAAGAGGCATGGGGGCCGACCAGGCTCGGGATCCCCTCTGGGAACACCCCTGAGTGGCCGCTGGGTGCCAGGGGCCTCGTGTTTCTCCCTGCACCCTCCCTGTTGCCCCCAGCCCGTTCAGGGTCGTCTCCTATCTGCGCACAAGGAAACCGGGCCCCAGAGGGGAGCTGACCCCTGAGCCTCTCACAGGCTCCCCAGCTCGAGGAGACTGCTTCTTGGGGCACATCTCCTGGGGAGGACAGTTGGGCTGGCCCTGGGCTCTCCCGCAGAGGCAGGTCAAATGCAGGGATGCTGGGAGCCACCGTTGATGCCCACGCTCCTGGGGTCGCCTGGCAAGAGGCAGACCCACCCCCGATTTACACGGAGCTGGGTGAGCCAGGGAACTTCAAAGCCTGCACCCAGACCCGGCTGGTCTCCAGGGGGAGGGCCCCCGCCCTTGGAAAAGGCAGACATAAAGCCCCGTGAGGAGCGGCCTCCACCCTAGGCCTTGCAGAACCCCACAAGTAGATTCTCAAGGACGTCGAGGAGCGTGCGTCTGAGGTCACCAGGCTTGTGAGGAAATGAGGCAGCAAGGGCAGGAATTGAGAGAAAACACACGACGGAGTGCCAGACCCGGTCTGAACCAGCGATGCCCACatgtttaaggaaataaaaggcgAGCTAGAAAATAATCTCCAGGGAATAGGAAACTATTGAAGCAGCAGTGGAGATTtgtaaaacaagcaaacagaacaTCTAGgaatagaaaaattaaaggacGAACACTCAAAACTCAGTGGCTGTGTTTGGCAGCCACACGGACGATGCAGAGAGAAGTTAGTGAAATGGAACACAAGCCCCGCGGGCTGAgctcggggtggggtggggggcccagaagCAGGACCCACAGGAGAGAGGGCAGCACGCATGAAGCGTGCAGTGAGAGGGACGTCCAGGGGTCTAAGGCAGTCCCCGCAAGAGCGAGGAaacaaaatttacacaaaagtggAGAATTTTCCAGAACCATCCCACGGATACAAGACTCCAGGTGAATTCCCAGGAAGGATAAATCCGCGACCAGACACACCTCGGGGGGAGCTGCAGAAAACCAAAGGGAAGATCTTAAGCGGCCAGAGAGCCGTCAATGAGCAGCTCCCCACGGGCGGACCGGCTGACGGGCGTCCCCACACCCACACCCGCAGGAGGCCGGGGGCAAGGCATCTCCGTCACCACACGCTGGGAAAAGAGACCCCGGCTACCTCCCTCCCCTGTGAGAACACCCTTCAAAATGGggcaaaacagagaaaagagcgAGCGATCCTGTCCCCCGCAGAGCTGTGCCCAGGGAAGTCCCCAGGCAGGAATCTCCCGGCAGAAGCCAAGTCTGAGACGCAAGAAAGGACAAGGGGGCAGAAATAATGTGGGAGAGTGGACAGGGACGTCCGAGAAAGGGCCATAAGAGCGCCCAGCGGGCTGAGACAGTGGGAGCGCCCAGCTGCCGCACAGGACTCTGGGGCGGGTGGGGACAAGGCAAGGGGCACCCAGGGTCACGTGTCCCTGCGGTCAAAAGGCAGCAGAATAAACCACCTGAAGCCACGTTCTTTCCACTGATGTCTTTTATTAATGAACGAAAGTACAGTACTAACCGAGACAGGGCATGCATCGCAGACAACGGGAGAGCAAGCCACAGAAACTGGGAGTCCGAGGGCCTCATTACGTCTGAGGTAGAGCGAGGTGGTGCCGGGGAGCGGGACGCTGGGGGACGAGCACCGGCCCCACTCGGGACTACGGACCACAGGAGAGCTGGGGCGGTGTGTCGGTCACACGGCGAAAACAGTTTAGAAACATTTCACATCCCCCCCACCCGGTCCACCTCCCCTCTTCGCGGACAGAGCTACGGGCTCCCCTGTCACTGGCTCGCTGGGGTGTCTCCACAGGACACCGTCCTTCCCCTCCCAGGGGCAGGCCCCGCTGTCCTCCCCCGAAAAATAAAGGAGCTTTGTGTTGAAAACGCCAAGGCTGCCGTCCAGGGAGCTGGAGGCCAAGTGCGTTAAGAAAGACcctttttctctataaaaatagTTTCACTTTATAAAAGGGGGGGATGCTCATCTCAGGTGGGGAAGGATGTTGGTGTGTGAAAAACATTCCACcgtggtggggctggggtggacaggatggtgggggaggggtcctcCGCTCAGGCTCAACTGGGTCGGGTGGAAGAGAGGGTCCCGGTTGGCAGGGACTGGGGAGGATGGGTGTCTAGGGGGGAGGCGAGCTGTGCCCTCGgggcccgggggtggggaggtgggggggtgggcgggggcccCCTGGCCTGGCCGCGGCCTGCAGGCAGGCGCTCAGTTGAGCAAGGTTCCGTAGAGCTGGGCTTTCGTGAGGCTGTCCTTGCGGCTGAGCCCCGAGCCACCAGTCCGCGGGAAGGCCGGCTGGGGGCTGAGGCGGGCGGTGGGGTGCATCTCCGGGGAGGCCTCCATGGAGCTGGGCTCCAAGGAGTCCCTGGAACTGTGGGGGCTGTGCTCGGGCTCGGGACTGCCACCCGCCCCGCACAGCTGCACCCCGAGCCTCTCCGCATCCCCCTGGCTGGGCGCATAGCCGGGCAGCGGGTCGGCCGCGCGGCCCGGGCTCAGGCTCAGGTCGCCGCCGGCCCGGAGGAAGCGGGGCTCCGCCAGGTGGCCCTGGGAGAGGTCGTCACCCTCCGAGAAGCTGTCGGCCTTGTAGGTGGCATAGAGGGGGCTGGCGCGGCCTTCGGCCTTCTTGCCCGGGCTGCCCCCACTGCCGTAGTAGCGTTCAGAGAAGCTGCAGGGCGAGGCGCGGCCGGCGGCGGTGGCCGGGTAGGAGTAGGCACCGATGTCCTCCACGCTCAGGGGCCGCCACTGGCCCCGCGCGTCCTCCCCGGGGAGCCGGGCCGTCCCCGGCTTGGCCCGCAGGCTCCACAGGTTTGGGGGCATCAGGGCCTGCTGGGGGCCCGGGGAGGCCGGGAAGCGGAAGGACTCGGCGGGGTACGGCGACATGGTCCGCGCAAACCCCGGGGCCACCTCGGCCTCCAGTGGCGCTGCCACGCTGGCCGTGGCCTTGGCAAAGCGCGGGCTGCCCTCGTAGGCGGCGGCCGGCGGCTTGCGGTCGAAGAGCTCGTCGCGGCTGTTCAGGTAGATAGCCTGCTGCGAGGCGGTGAGCGTGCTGGCCTGGGCGTGCTCCTTCTCCTCCGACGTGGCGCTGAAGCTGGAGTAGGAGCTGGACGTGGGCAGCGAGCCCGCGTAGCCCGGGAAGGCCTCGTGCCGGAAGCCCGCGGGGAAGGCGGCCGcctcggcctcctcctcctcctcggccgCGCTGTCGGTGGAGTTCTGGGCCCGCAGAAAGCCCACGTCGGTCACGGGCGCGTCCACGCTGGGCCGCCGGGTGCGCCGCCGCTCCTCGGGGCAGTAGAGGGCCGTGTCACTGCAGTAGATGTCCCCCTTGTAGGGGGGCCGCGGGCCCGGCTTCTCCCCGCCATCCCGGAAGGGCAGGTCGCGGGCCGAGGCGTCAGACAGGCGGGAGGACAGGCTGGCGGGGTCGGGCTTCTCCAGCACCTTGGCGATGACGCAGGTGGGGACGCTGTCGGCGTAGGCGGGGTggcagagtggggagggcaggccGCAGCCGTGCTTCTCCAGGTGCAGGCTCACACGTTCCTGGAAGTCGGAGGGCAGCTGGAACGGGgtcaggggggaggaggggagggcggggatggggggggggtgggcagtcaGCCCGGCACCTGCAGCCGTGACGCTGAGCAACAGACGTGCAGACCAAGAGGGACCCGCCCAGGGCCTCTCAAATTGCCCCGGCTAGAGCCAGGGCCCAGGACTCTGCATTTCACAAGCTCCTGAGCCTCGCCCAAGGAGCACCCCCCTCCACTTGCCCAGGCCACACGAACTGGGCTCCAGCGCGCCTGGAGGGCGGACCCAGGGTCTGACGCGGGCCCTTCTCGGGGCTACGGCCCCCCTCATCTCCTTCCACTGAGGG
Protein-coding regions in this window:
- the BEGAIN gene encoding brain-enriched guanylate kinase-associated protein isoform X1, encoding MEKLRLRSPWVPSCLGQPRILQGRLARSSPSLWDSALQEQKGELRKRLSYTTHKLEKLETEFDSTRHYLEIELRRAQEELEKVTEKLRRIQSNYMALQRINQELEDKLYRMGQHYEEEKRALSHEIVALNSHLLEAKVTIDKLSEDNLPSDFQERVSLHLEKHGCGLPSPLCHPAYADSVPTCVIAKVLEKPDPASLSSRLSDASARDLPFRDGGEKPGPRPPYKGDIYCSDTALYCPEERRRTRRPSVDAPVTDVGFLRAQNSTDSAAEEEEEAEAAAFPAGFRHEAFPGYAGSLPTSSSYSSFSATSEEKEHAQASTLTASQQAIYLNSRDELFDRKPPAAAYEGSPRFAKATASVAAPLEAEVAPGFARTMSPYPAESFRFPASPGPQQALMPPNLWSLRAKPGTARLPGEDARGQWRPLSVEDIGAYSYPATAAGRASPCSFSERYYGSGGSPGKKAEGRASPLYATYKADSFSEGDDLSQGHLAEPRFLRAGGDLSLSPGRAADPLPGYAPSQGDAERLGVQLCGAGGSPEPEHSPHSSRDSLEPSSMEASPEMHPTARLSPQPAFPRTGGSGLSRKDSLTKAQLYGTLLN
- the BEGAIN gene encoding brain-enriched guanylate kinase-associated protein isoform X4: MALQRINQELEDKLYRMGQHYEEEKRALSHEIVALNSHLLEAKVTIDKLSEDNELYRKDCNLAAQLLQCSQTYGRVHKVSELPSDFQERVSLHLEKHGCGLPSPLCHPAYADSVPTCVIAKVLEKPDPASLSSRLSDASARDLPFRDGGEKPGPRPPYKGDIYCSDTALYCPEERRRTRRPSVDAPVTDVGFLRAQNSTDSAAEEEEEAEAAAFPAGFRHEAFPGYAGSLPTSSSYSSFSATSEEKEHAQASTLTASQQAIYLNSRDELFDRKPPAAAYEGSPRFAKATASVAAPLEAEVAPGFARTMSPYPAESFRFPASPGPQQALMPPNLWSLRAKPGTARLPGEDARGQWRPLSVEDIGAYSYPATAAGRASPCSFSERYYGSGGSPGKKAEGRASPLYATYKADSFSEGDDLSQGHLAEPRFLRAGGDLSLSPGRAADPLPGYAPSQGDAERLGVQLCGAGGSPEPEHSPHSSRDSLEPSSMEASPEMHPTARLSPQPAFPRTGGSGLSRKDSLTKAQLYGTLLN
- the BEGAIN gene encoding brain-enriched guanylate kinase-associated protein isoform X10, with protein sequence MEKLSALQEQKGELRKRLSYTTHKLEKLETEFDSTRHYLEIELRRAQEELEKVTEKLRRIQSNYMALQRINQELEDKLYRMGQHYEEEKRALSHEIVALNSHLLEAKVTIDKLSEDNELYRKDCNLAAQLLQCSQTYGRVHKVSELPSDFQERVSLHLEKHGCGLPSPLCHPAYADSVPTCVIAKVLEKPDPASLSSRLSDASARDLPFRDGGEKPGPRPPYKGDIYCSDTALYCPEERRRTRRPSVDAPVTDVGFLRAQNSTDSAAEEEEEAEAAAFPAGFRHEAFPGYAGSLPTSSSYSSFSATSEEKEHAQASTLTASQQAIYLNSRDELFDRKPPAAAYEGSPRFAKATASVAAPLEAEVAPGFARTMSPYPAESFRFPASPGPQQALMPPNLWSLRAKPGTARLPGEDARGQWRPLSVEDIGAYSYPATAAGRASPCSFSERYYGSGGSPGKKAEGRASPLYATYKADSFSEGDDLSQGHLAEPRFLRAGGDLSLSPGRAADPLPGYAPSQGDAERLGVQLCGAGGSPEPEHSPHSSRDSLEPSSMEASPEMHPTARLSPQPAFPRTGGSGLSRKDSLTKAQLYGTLLN
- the BEGAIN gene encoding brain-enriched guanylate kinase-associated protein isoform X2, translated to MPFAAWRGASSPGWDQWVGSGGPRPARPCSAGCVAVRGSRESQAWHRGDPTVSCSRIQSNYMALQRINQELEDKLYRMGQHYEEEKRALSHEIVALNSHLLEAKVTIDKLSEDNELYRKDCNLAAQLLQCSQTYGRVHKVSELPSDFQERVSLHLEKHGCGLPSPLCHPAYADSVPTCVIAKVLEKPDPASLSSRLSDASARDLPFRDGGEKPGPRPPYKGDIYCSDTALYCPEERRRTRRPSVDAPVTDVGFLRAQNSTDSAAEEEEEAEAAAFPAGFRHEAFPGYAGSLPTSSSYSSFSATSEEKEHAQASTLTASQQAIYLNSRDELFDRKPPAAAYEGSPRFAKATASVAAPLEAEVAPGFARTMSPYPAESFRFPASPGPQQALMPPNLWSLRAKPGTARLPGEDARGQWRPLSVEDIGAYSYPATAAGRASPCSFSERYYGSGGSPGKKAEGRASPLYATYKADSFSEGDDLSQGHLAEPRFLRAGGDLSLSPGRAADPLPGYAPSQGDAERLGVQLCGAGGSPEPEHSPHSSRDSLEPSSMEASPEMHPTARLSPQPAFPRTGGSGLSRKDSLTKAQLYGTLLN
- the BEGAIN gene encoding brain-enriched guanylate kinase-associated protein isoform X3, translated to MLWRAAGAEGRAAQAAVLHHAQAREARDRVRLHAPLPGDRAAARAGGAREGHGEAAQPGLQESCLNVSTGSEQGPDKVTCEYRPSLLICRGSLTLAQERPLQASSNQMPFAAWRGASSPGWDQWVGSGGPRPARPCSAGCVAVRGSRESQAWHRGDPTVSCSRIQSNYMALQRINQELEDKLYRMGQHYEEEKRALSHEIVALNSHLLEAKVTIDKLSEDNELYRKDCNLAAQLLQCSQTYGRVHKVSELPSDFQERVSLHLEKHGCGLPSPLCHPAYADSVPTCVIAKVLEKPDPASLSSRLSDASARDLPFRDGGEKPGPRPPYKGDIYCSDTALYCPEERRRTRRPSVDAPVTDVGFLRAQNSTDSAAEEEEEAEAAAFPAGFRHEAFPGYAGSLPTSSSYSSFSATSEEKEHAQASTLTASQQAIYLNSRDELFDRKPPAAAYEGSPRFAKATASVAAPLEAEVAPGFARTMSPYPAESFRFPASPGPQQALMPPNLWSLRAKPGTARLPGEDARGQWRPLSVEDIGAYSYPATAAGRASPCSFSERYYGSGGSPGKKAEGRASPLYATYKADSFSEGDDLSQGHLAEPRFLRAGGDLSLSPGRAADPLPGYAPSQGDAERLGVQLCGAGGSPEPEHSPHSSRDSLEPSSMEASPEMHPTARLSPQPAFPRTGGSGLSRKDSLTKAQLYGTLLN
- the BEGAIN gene encoding brain-enriched guanylate kinase-associated protein isoform X7; protein product: MWTGGRRPGRLRRAASAADMEKLSALQEQKGELRKRLSYTTHKLEKLETEFDSTRHYLEIELRRAQEELEKVTEKLRRIQSNYMALQRINQELEDKLYRMGQHYEEEKRALSHEIVALNSHLLEAKVTIDKLSEDNELYRKDCNLAAQLLQCSQTYGRVHKVSELPSDFQERVSLHLEKHGCGLPSPLCHPAYADSVPTCVIAKVLEKPDPASLSSRLSDASARDLPFRDGGEKPGPRPPYKGDIYCSDTALYCPEERRRTRRPSVDAPVTDVGFLRAQNSTDSAAEEEEEAEAAAFPAGFRHEAFPGYAGSLPTSSSYSSFSATSEEKEHAQASTLTASQQAIYLNSRDELFDRKPPAAAYEGSPRFAKATASVAAPLEAEVAPGFARTMSPYPAESFRFPASPGPQQALMPPNLWSLRAKPGTARLPGEDARGQWRPLSVEDIGAYSYPATAAGRASPCSFSERYYGSGGSPGKKAEGRASPLYATYKADSFSEGDDLSQGHLAEPRFLRAGGDLSLSPGRAADPLPGYAPSQGDAERLGVQLCGAGGSPEPEHSPHSSRDSLEPSSMEASPEMHPTARLSPQPAFPRTGGSGLSRKDSLTKAQLYGTLLN
- the BEGAIN gene encoding brain-enriched guanylate kinase-associated protein isoform X5; this translates as MEKLRLRSPWVPSCLGQPRILQGRLARSSPSLWDSALQEQKGELRKRLSYTTHKLEKLETEFDSTRHYLEIELRRAQEELEKVTEKLRRIQSNYMALQRINQELEDKLYRMGQHYEEEKRALSHEIVALNSHLLEAKVTIDKLSEDNELYRKDCNLAAQLLQCSQTYGRVHKVSELPSDFQERVSLHLEKHGCGLPSPLCHPAYADSVPTCVIAKVLEKPDPASLSSRLSDASARDLPFRDGGEKPGPRPPYKGDIYCSDTALYCPEERRRTRRPSVDAPVTDVGFLRAQNSTDSAAEEEEEAEAAAFPAGFRHEAFPGYAGSLPTSSSYSSFSATSEEKEHAQASTLTASQQAIYLNSRDELFDRKPPAAAYEGSPRFAKATASVAAPLEAEVAPGFARTMSPYPAESFRFPASPGPQQALMPPNLWSLRAKPGTARLPGEDARGQWRPLSVEDIGAYSYPATAAGRASPCSFSERYYGSGGSPGKKAEGRASPLYATYKADSFSEGDDLSQGHLAEPRFLRAGGDLSLSPGRAADPLPGYAPSQGDAERLGVQLCGAGGSPEPEHSPHSSRDSLEPSSMEASPEMHPTARLSPQPAFPRTGGSGLSRKDSLTKAQLYGTLLN
- the BEGAIN gene encoding brain-enriched guanylate kinase-associated protein isoform X9; protein product: MPSPSDRASAADMEKLSALQEQKGELRKRLSYTTHKLEKLETEFDSTRHYLEIELRRAQEELEKVTEKLRRIQSNYMALQRINQELEDKLYRMGQHYEEEKRALSHEIVALNSHLLEAKVTIDKLSEDNELYRKDCNLAAQLLQCSQTYGRVHKVSELPSDFQERVSLHLEKHGCGLPSPLCHPAYADSVPTCVIAKVLEKPDPASLSSRLSDASARDLPFRDGGEKPGPRPPYKGDIYCSDTALYCPEERRRTRRPSVDAPVTDVGFLRAQNSTDSAAEEEEEAEAAAFPAGFRHEAFPGYAGSLPTSSSYSSFSATSEEKEHAQASTLTASQQAIYLNSRDELFDRKPPAAAYEGSPRFAKATASVAAPLEAEVAPGFARTMSPYPAESFRFPASPGPQQALMPPNLWSLRAKPGTARLPGEDARGQWRPLSVEDIGAYSYPATAAGRASPCSFSERYYGSGGSPGKKAEGRASPLYATYKADSFSEGDDLSQGHLAEPRFLRAGGDLSLSPGRAADPLPGYAPSQGDAERLGVQLCGAGGSPEPEHSPHSSRDSLEPSSMEASPEMHPTARLSPQPAFPRTGGSGLSRKDSLTKAQLYGTLLN
- the BEGAIN gene encoding brain-enriched guanylate kinase-associated protein isoform X8, which encodes MGSHQSSQASAADMEKLSALQEQKGELRKRLSYTTHKLEKLETEFDSTRHYLEIELRRAQEELEKVTEKLRRIQSNYMALQRINQELEDKLYRMGQHYEEEKRALSHEIVALNSHLLEAKVTIDKLSEDNELYRKDCNLAAQLLQCSQTYGRVHKVSELPSDFQERVSLHLEKHGCGLPSPLCHPAYADSVPTCVIAKVLEKPDPASLSSRLSDASARDLPFRDGGEKPGPRPPYKGDIYCSDTALYCPEERRRTRRPSVDAPVTDVGFLRAQNSTDSAAEEEEEAEAAAFPAGFRHEAFPGYAGSLPTSSSYSSFSATSEEKEHAQASTLTASQQAIYLNSRDELFDRKPPAAAYEGSPRFAKATASVAAPLEAEVAPGFARTMSPYPAESFRFPASPGPQQALMPPNLWSLRAKPGTARLPGEDARGQWRPLSVEDIGAYSYPATAAGRASPCSFSERYYGSGGSPGKKAEGRASPLYATYKADSFSEGDDLSQGHLAEPRFLRAGGDLSLSPGRAADPLPGYAPSQGDAERLGVQLCGAGGSPEPEHSPHSSRDSLEPSSMEASPEMHPTARLSPQPAFPRTGGSGLSRKDSLTKAQLYGTLLN
- the BEGAIN gene encoding brain-enriched guanylate kinase-associated protein isoform X6, whose product is MALGLGQGDPGPSQLTLNAVARCRSRRASCASGCPTPRTSSRSSRPSSTPRATTWRSSCGARRRSSRRSRRSCAARLARIVFKCEYWLRARTGQSHLIQSNYMALQRINQELEDKLYRMGQHYEEEKRALSHEIVALNSHLLEAKVTIDKLSEDNELYRKDCNLAAQLLQCSQTYGRVHKVSELPSDFQERVSLHLEKHGCGLPSPLCHPAYADSVPTCVIAKVLEKPDPASLSSRLSDASARDLPFRDGGEKPGPRPPYKGDIYCSDTALYCPEERRRTRRPSVDAPVTDVGFLRAQNSTDSAAEEEEEAEAAAFPAGFRHEAFPGYAGSLPTSSSYSSFSATSEEKEHAQASTLTASQQAIYLNSRDELFDRKPPAAAYEGSPRFAKATASVAAPLEAEVAPGFARTMSPYPAESFRFPASPGPQQALMPPNLWSLRAKPGTARLPGEDARGQWRPLSVEDIGAYSYPATAAGRASPCSFSERYYGSGGSPGKKAEGRASPLYATYKADSFSEGDDLSQGHLAEPRFLRAGGDLSLSPGRAADPLPGYAPSQGDAERLGVQLCGAGGSPEPEHSPHSSRDSLEPSSMEASPEMHPTARLSPQPAFPRTGGSGLSRKDSLTKAQLYGTLLN